In Silene latifolia isolate original U9 population chromosome 3, ASM4854445v1, whole genome shotgun sequence, a single window of DNA contains:
- the LOC141649925 gene encoding uncharacterized protein LOC141649925: MVGRGNIIRRMFGSGSRRRHDREEEEQEVEQPQPQPHQQQQQQPQDMRVVLSEDPAIGSLWEDKPGSVRAHEPGYPLRTEWESRIKRRITQIIAQVVTAKKKPEWLTVTNWEKLKKRPIENPEFAKTSEINKVNRRSGSKDGKALATHTLGRKNAVLAFKELGAEATPYKLMEKSKKDKHGNWINPRAEETDVGYRRLMNHPMPEGPEPIRTSPT; the protein is encoded by the exons ATGGTAGGTCGTGGAAACATAATTAGACGGATGTTTGGAAGTGGTAGTCGTAGACGACATGACCGGGAGGAGGAGGAGCAGGAGGTAGAGCAGCCACAGCCACAGCCAcaccagcagcagcagcagcagccacaGGACATGCGAGTTGTTCTATCAGAGGATCCTGCCATAGGATCCTT GTGGGAGGACAAGCCG gGTAGTGTTCGGGCCCACGAACCAGGATATCCCCTTAGGACTGAGTGGGAGAGTCGGATCAAGAGGCGTATTACCCAGATTATCGCCCAAGTCGTCACCGCAAAGAAAAAGCCGGAGTGGCTTACCGTCACAAATTGGGAGAAATTGAAGAAAAGGCCAATAGAGAATCCCGAATTTGCTAAAACTTCggaaataaataaggtaaatagaaggtCGGGAtcgaaagatgggaaagcattagCAACCCACACTCTCGGAAGGAAGAATGCAGTTTTGGCttttaaggaattg GGTGCTGAAGCCACACCGTACAAGCTCATGGAGAAGTCCAAGAAAGATAAGCATGGCAACTGGATTAACCCTCGAGCAGAAGAGACCGAT GTTGGTTACCGTCGACTTATGAACCACCCAATGCCCGAGGGACCGGAACCGATCCGAACGAGTCCTACTTAA